From the Ruania alkalisoli genome, one window contains:
- a CDS encoding non-heme iron oxygenase ferredoxin subunit — MTAQVVASKEDLEPGEAMRLELDGVDGSPVEIALARSEDGDYYALSDICSHGQVSLSEGEVEGATIECWLHGSTFDLSTGRPLSLPATRPVPTYPVSYDGDRVLVDIDVAATTESTT, encoded by the coding sequence ATGACGGCTCAGGTCGTCGCCTCGAAGGAGGACCTCGAGCCCGGCGAGGCGATGCGTCTCGAGCTCGACGGCGTGGACGGCTCGCCCGTCGAGATCGCCTTGGCCCGGTCCGAGGATGGCGACTACTACGCGCTGTCGGACATCTGCTCCCACGGGCAGGTGTCCCTCTCCGAGGGAGAGGTCGAGGGCGCCACGATCGAGTGCTGGCTGCACGGGTCCACCTTCGACCTCAGCACCGGCCGCCCCCTGTCGCTGCCGGCCACCCGGCCGGTCCCGACCTACCCGGTGAGTTATGACGGCGACCGTGTCCTCGTCGACATCGACGTCGCCGCCACCACCGAATCCACCACCTGA